One window of the Macrobrachium nipponense isolate FS-2020 chromosome 22, ASM1510439v2, whole genome shotgun sequence genome contains the following:
- the LOC135198372 gene encoding chymotrypsinogen A-like, translated as MDILSQILGLLFLMVLQAQSMSLGWDEESLTEGGHAVDWVGYGSNLEAPSVDQSWSEENWSDTWYKDKETVLLEPGETATFSFTFGNQQASKYVEYKISRARTLSSSYSSLVFTCDMRSLWNSSDCSNGKVTVGYGQKTLRLCSEAHSLKDEQAGGFLKILAENKLPSYHGNIHCRIYANSCGKRNVKRIIGGTETLPYEYPWQVGLLFSKEYPDLMCGGSIIGPYHILTAAHCIYGRKFKHGPRFRPLVAIGLHDSRKPSAATEYLNIAKITLHPAYDNKTIANDIAILKTEQQIPFDIKNTVSPICLPEDPNNNYDNTEVFLCGWGQTIGSDNSSYSPVLLHTVTTTITNAMCEKMLGPKYFITNEKICCLASGKGQSSPCSGDSGGPLMYQHGGHVDLIGIVSAGPGRCPRELPTSYTRVTSHLDWIRHQMEQP; from the exons ATGGACATCCTTAGCCAGATTCTGGGTCTTCTATTCCTC ATGGTACTGCAGGCACAATCCATGAGCTTAGG ATGGGACGAGGAATCTTTGACAGAAGGAGGCCATGCTGTGGATTGGGTGGGATATGGTAGCAATTTAGAAGCTCCCTCTGTAGATCAGTCGTGGTCAGAGGAAAACTGGAGTGATACTTGGTATAAGG ACAAGGAAACAGTTCTATTGGAGCCTGGTGAGACTGCGACTTTCTCCTTCACTTTTGGGAACCAACAAGCATCGAAGTACGTGGAATACAAG ATCTCCAGAGCTAgaactctttcttcttcttattcatctCTGGTGTTCACCTGTGATATGAGGTCTCTGTGGAATTCGTCAGACTGCAGCAATGGAAAAGTGACGGTTGGTTACGGACAGAAGACCTTAAG ACTTTGCAGTGAGGCTCATTCCTTAAAGGACGAACAGGCCGGAGGCTTTCTGAAGATTTTGGCTGAGAATAAACTGCCGTCTTATCATGGAAACATCCACTGCAGAATTTATGCTAATT CCTGTGGCAAAAGGAACGTGAAAAGAATTATTGGAGGAACAGAGACGCTGCCCTACGAGTATCCCTGGCAAGTGGGACTTCTTTTCAGTAAAGAGTATCCTGATTTAATGTGTGGAGGATCAATCATTGGCCCTTATCACATCCTTACAGCTGCACATTGCATCTACGGACGAAAATTCAAACA cGGGCCAAGATTTCGCCCACTGGTGGCTATCGGGTTGCATGACTCCAGGAAACCATCAGCTGCAACTGAGTACCTCAACATCGCTAAG ATAACACTCCACCCGGCATATGACAATAAGACCATTGCAAATGACATTGCAATTCTCAAAACAGAACAGCAAATTCCATTCGACATCAAGAACACTGTTTCGCCAATCTGCCTTCCCGAAGACCCAAACAATAACTACGACAACACTGAGGTCTTCCTCTGTGGATGGGGACAAACGATTGGAA gTGATAATAGCTCTTACTCACCTGTTCTTCTTCATACTGTGACAACAACAATCACCAATGCAATGTGCGAAAAGATGCTCGGTCCTAAGTATTTCATTACTAATGAGAAAATTTGTTGTCTAGCCTCTGGAAAAGGACAAAGTTCGCCCTGCTCG GGAGACTCAGGAGGCCCACTGATGTACCAGCATGGAGGCCATGTGGATCTTATCGGAATAGTTTCTGCGGGGCCAGGAAGATGTCCTAGAGAACTTCCAACATCATACACTCGAGTTACCA GTCACTTGGATTGGATCAGGCACCAGATGGAACAACCATGA
- the LOC135198233 gene encoding tigger transposable element-derived protein 1-like has product MAPKRSASAKAGSKPKRHRKMMTIAEKVTLLDMLKEGRSYAAAACHFGVNESIVRYIKKDEANIRKTAAITFSRSAKRVVTARNKTIVRMEGALAIWIADCRKKNIALDTNTIRTKALSLYENFAAKEPQDDDGDHAEEDEDDVLDEPQAGTSTDSQPQKQRFSASKGWFVKFQKRFGLKSVSLHGEAASADTTAAETYANETFKNIITEGGYKPEQLFNMDETGLFWKRMPSRTFLFKEEAKASGFKAFKDRVTLVMCGNAAGFLLKPGLIYKSKNPRALKNKNKNLLPVYWMHNPKAWIKKMLTSNWFHSVLSTSQ; this is encoded by the coding sequence ATGGCTCCCAAGCGTTCTGCTTCTGCTAAGGCTGGTAGTAAGCCTAAACGCCACCGAAAAATGATGACGATTGCTGAGAAGGTGACACTTCTCGATATGTTGAAAGAAGGCAGAAGTTACGCGGCCGCAGCCTGCCATTTTGGAGTGAACGAATCCATTGTTCGCTACATTAAGAAGGACGAGGCGAACATTAGAAAGACGGCTGCCATCACCTTTAGCAGGTCAGCGAAGCGAGTTGTTACTGCTCGTAATAAAACGATCGTCCGTATGGAAGGTGCTTTAGCAATCTGGATTGCCGACTGCCGGAAGAAGAACATAGCCTTGGATACGAACACCATCCGAACCAAGGCTTTGAGTTTGTATGAGAATTTTGCGGCAAAGGAACCTCAAGACGACGATGGCGACCatgctgaagaagacgaagatgatgtACTAGATGAACCTCAAGCAGGGACATCCACTGATTCCCAGCCTCAGAAACAACGTTTTTCCGCCAGCAAAGGATGGTTCGTGAAGTTTCAGAAACGCTTTGGCCTGAAAAGCGTTTCCCTGCATGGCGAGGCTGCTTCCGCTGACACTACCGCTGCTGAAACTTACGCGAATGAGACATTTAAGAATATTATCACTGAAGGTGGATACAAGCCCGAACAACTGTTTAATATGGATGAGACCGGCTTGTTTTGGAAGAGAATGCCGTCGCGAACTTTCCTGTTCAAAGAAGAAGCCAAAGCCTCTGGCTTTAAAGCATTCAAAGATCGTGTTACCCTCGTGATGTGTGGCAATGCTGCTGGATTTTTGCTAAAGCCGGGGCTTATTTACAAATCGAAAAACCCTCgcgctttgaaaaataaaaataagaatctcCTTCCCGTGTACTGGATGCATAATCCAAAAGCATGGATTAAGAAGATGCTGACCTCCAACTGGTTCCACAGTGTTTTATCCACAAGTCAGTAA